The sequence CACTACCAGCGCTATTTTCTGGATATCTAAGAAATTGATTGATTAAGTTTCTTATATCAGAAGGAGTATTTTGTAAGATTTTATCTACGATATTTGCTGGCATCTCCTCAATAAAATCGACAGTATCATCAATAAACATATCATTAACAATATTACGAATTTCTTCATCTGTTATATTTTCAATGATCTCTTGCTGTTTATCAGAGGAAAGATAGGAAAAGACATCTGCTGATAAATTTTTAGGCAAAATTCTGAAAAGCTTTAGACTTTGCTCTTTACTCATCTCTTCAAATAATTCTGCTATATCAACAGGTTGTAAATCAACAAGTATCTCTCTTAACTTATTAAGTTGATTGCTCTCTAATAAATGATAAATATCTTCCAATGGAACCTCCATATAAAAAAAACCTCCATATAATAAAATTTCTCTCTATATAGATTACCATTTTAATTGGAAAAAGGCAAATAAAAATTCTATATTACTACAAAAGATTTGATAAATATTGTATAATATTTTTGTATGAAAGATTAGGAGGCTAAAGATGAATATAAAAGCTAGAGTTATTAACTTAATTAAAGAGGTAGAAAATGGAAAATATTCTAATATAGTCTTAAATGAATATTTTAGAGATAATAATCTCTCTAAAAAAGAAAGGGGTTTTATAACTGAGCTTTTTTATGGAGTGATTAGAAATAAAATATTTCTTGACTATGAGATAGACAAAAGAACTACTACTATAAAAAAAGATTGGATAAGAAATATTTTGAGAATATCTATGTATCAAATAAGCTTTATGAATAGTGATGATAAAGGAGTTATCTGGGAAGCCACAGAGCTTGCTAAGAAAAAATTTAGTGTTCCAGTTGGGAAATTTATCAATGGAGTATTAAGAAGCTATCAGAGAGAATGGCAAGAAGATGTCAAAGAGCTAAAAGAAAGTGGGAAAAATTATATATATCTTTCATATCCAGAATGGTTTTATAATAAACTTGTTTCTGAGTATGGGGAAGAGGAGGGAGAGTTATTTTTACAATCTCTAAAAAAAACTCCCTATATCAGTTTTAGAGTTAATAAATTAAAATATAGCTGTGAAGAGTTTGAGAAACTATTACAGGAGAAAAAAATTGACATAATAAAAAAAGTGGATAGTGTATACTATGTAGATTCTGGAATATTATTGTATAGTGATGAATTTAGAGATGGAAAAATAATAGTACAAGATGCCTCATCATATCTATCAGCTAGAAATTTAAATCCAAAACCTGATGAGTCAGTATTAGATACTTGTAGTGCTCCAGGTGGAAAGACTGCTGTACTTGGAGAGCTTATGGAGAATAGAGGAGAACTATTAGCTCTAGACATATATCCACATAAATTAAAATTAATAGAAGAAAACTGTCATAAATGTGGTGTAGATATTGTTAGAACTGTAAAGATGGACGCTAGAAAATTAAAGGAGCAAGGAAAAAAATTTGATAAGATATTAGTAGATGCTCCATGTAGTGGTTATGGTGTACTTAGAAAAAAACCAGAGGCTATCTACAATAAAAATTCTGAAAATGTAGAGGAGTTAGCTAAACTTCAGTTTGAAATTTTAGAATCAGCTTCTCAAGTTTTAAAAGATAATGGAGAATTGGTGTATAGTACTTGTACTATTTTAAAAGAGGAGAATGGAGAAAATATTAAAAAGTTTTTAGAAAAATATCCAAACTTTAAAACAGTAGAGCTGTATATTCCTGAAAATGTAAATGGAAGCTATGATAATGTAGGTGGGTTTACTGTGGATTATAAAGAGGATATTTTAGATGGATTTTATATAGTAAAACTTAAAAAAAATAAAGAGAAAGGATAGTTATGTTAGAAGAATTAAAAGAAGCAAATGAATATATAATAAGCAAGATAAAAGAGAATGATGAATTAATACTTGAGATGGAAAAATATGCTAATGAGTATAATGTTCCAATAGTTACTAAAGAGGTAGCTGAATATCTTAAATTTATAGTAAAAAGTAATGGGATAAAAAATATATTAGAAGTAGGAACAGCTATTGGTTATTCAGGAATATTAATGGCTAAAGAGATAGAAAAAAATGATGGAAAGCTTTATACAATAGAGATAGATGAAGCAAGATATAATTTAGCTCAAGAGAATTTTAAAAAGTCTGGATTAAATAATATTGTATCTATAAAAGGAGATGCAGTAGAAGAGATTAAAAAAATAGATGAAAAATTTGATTTTGTCTTTATTGATGCTTCTAAGGGACACTATATGGAATTTTTTGAAGATTCATATAAATTGTTAAATAAAGATGGAATAATATTTATTGATAATATTATGTTTAGAGGATATCTATATAAAGAGTATCCGAAGAGATTTAAAACAATAGTAAGAAGGCTAAATGAGTTTATTGAGTATCTATATTCAAGAGATGGAGGAGAGTTTGTACTTCTTCCTTTTGGAGATGGAATAGGGTTATTTAGAAAAAAATAAATGTTTTAAGAAAATTGCTAAAATCTTTTTTATGAGGTATACTCATACTAACAAACTAGGATTATACAAAGTAAGGTGATAGTTATGGGTAAACCAAAAATGTTAGTAAGAAAAAAATTGAGAAAGGAAGTACTTGAGCAAATAGAAAATTTTCCAGTAAATTTACCAAGAGATTATAATATGGCGGATTGGAAATTTGAAAAGTTAATAGAACAGGTCAAAGATTTTGAAGAAGACTTAGATGATGATCATGAAGTAGCTATAAAATTAGCTTCATTTGGATCAGCTGTTATTATGTATGTAGTTACTATGGGATATCAAAATCCTGATATGCTTTATTTTTATGGTTTTGTAGATGGACAACCAGCTCAGCTTATCCAACATATGAGCCAACTTAATTTTTTAATTACTTCAGTAGAAAAGATAGATAAGGATAAACCAGCTAGACGTATTGGTTTTGCTCTTCCGACCTTAGATAAGATAGAGGAGAAAATTGAAGAGAGTAAATAATTAAAGGGGGAGTTATAGAAGCTCCCCCTTAAGTATAGTCTTAGAAAAACTTTCCATTGTCGCAGTAGTTTTCTCCTTGAAGTGGAAAGAAAATTACACAACAATCTTTGTTTCCATTGATTTTTTTAATAAATTTTGTAATGAAGTCAGCAACTTGTTTTTTAACTTCTGGAGTTCTTTCAAACCAGAATAGTTCAACAAAAGTATACCCCTCTACAATCCTTCCATCAAAAATATATTCAGTATCAATATGCTCAATAGTAAACCAAGTTCTGTCACATTTTACGATTTCAGTAAGTCCATCTATAAGTTCCTTACTATTTTCAATAATTGGCTGTTTAGGTATTCCTCTAATTTTTAAATGTGGCATATTATTCCTCCTTATGTTTTTTTATAAATGAATTAATTATAACTCTGTTTTTTCAGGTATTAGTGTAACATCTATATAATTTTTAAGATTAATAGCATCTCTTGCTACTTTTTGTAGATTTTTTTCAGTCATAAGTTCTTTATATTCACTAGGAGTAGCTAATTTATAGTTAGGAATAGTTATATCTTGATATAAATAGTTAAACCAAAAGCTATTTTTCTTTAACTCTGTCTCATATGATAGTTCATAATTTTTTATAACACTATTAATTTTTTCTATATCAATATTTTTATAAAGTAATCTTTCTAATGTTTGAAAGATAGCCTCTTTAATCTCATCAATTCTAGGGATATCACAGCTATAGTAAATTACCATTTTATCCTCTCCATAATTATTAGGAGAAAGTGAAATTCTAGAAGAGATAGAGTAAACACCTCCAATCTTTTCTCTAATATCTTCTATAAGCGCAATATCTAAAATTTCAGAAAAACCATTATAAAGAGTTTTTTCTTCATATCCATATTGAGAGTTATAAGGGAAAATAAGAGTAACTGTAGCTTTTTTATCTATACCTTTTACTACATCTTTTTTTACAATTCCTTTTGGAATATTTAAATTTAATGACTTTACTTTTGTTGTATCCTCAGCCCCAGGTAAAGATGCAAAGTATTTTTTTAGGCTTTTTTCTAAGTTATTTTGATCAAAAGATCCAACTATTATTAAATTATATTTAGAAAAATTATTAAATTTATTTTTATATTCAGTTAAGATTTTTTCAGAAGTAATCAATTCGATATCTCTTAATGAAAGAGGAACTCTTCTGGGATTATTTCCACTATAAATTTTATTAATTTCATCATTGTATAAAGTTTTTGGAGAGTTATTTCTATTAGTTATACTTTCTTTTAACTCTGCAATAGTATTATTAAGAATTGTAGGGTCAACTTTTGGTTCATAAATTAGATAATTCATATATTCTAGAGCTATTTCATAATTTTTTCTATCTGTTGTAATTAAAAATCCTTGTTCATAGTCATTGATATATGAAGAAAGAGAAAAGTTCTTTCCTTTCATAAAAGTTTCTACATCTTTTGGTTCTAAGATACTAGCACCAGATTCTTCAATTATTGAAGTTGCTACAGATGAGTTTATGAATGAAGAAAAATCATCATTAGAATTTCCTTCTTTTTTAAAAAATTTAATGTATATTTTATCATTATCAAAGTCAGTTTTTTTTGTATAAACTTTTATTCCATTAGAAAGAGTATAATTATCATTTTTTTCTTTTATAAATTCTCCTTCATTTACTTTAAGTGGTGGAAGCACTACAGGTTTAAGAGAAAAATCAAAGTTTTCTTCCATTTTTTTACTATTTTTTATAAGTTTTTCTAATTCTTCATCATTAATTTTATTCTGTTTTGTATTAGTTGTTAAAAAATAGAGTGAATTTTTTTTAAAGATTTTTTTTAATCTTTTTTCTAAATCTTTTGTAGTGATTTTGTTTATAAGTTTTGAATAGATAGAGAATTCTTGTTCAATATCCATAAAACTTTCTTTAGACATTACATATTCTACTAAAGAATCAGCATAAGTATCATGAGTGATACTATCTTTATTTGCTAACATGTTCTTATAGCTATTGATTAAATTTTCTTTTTCAAGTTCTAATTCAAAATTATTGATACCATTTTTTAATGATGAATTAAAAAATTGGTTAAAAAGAGTTATTCCTTCTTCTAATCGATCTTGTTTTATAATAGTTGCAGAAGTAAGAATATCTCTAGAATTACTAATATCATACTTATATACAAGTGACTGTAGAAAAGGAGTATCTCCATTTTTTTGTAGATTAGCAAGTCTTGTATTAAGTATATTAAAAAGAAGTTGATCTATTATATATTTTTTCATAGAACTTTCATCTTTTACAATATTTCTATCTAAAATTTTAGTAATTGAAAACATATTATATGTTATTTCATCGTCTGAAAAAGTTATATACTTATTTTTTAAATCTTTAAGCTCATATTCCTTTGGTACTTCAGCTTTTTTAGTCGTAGAATAGTTAAAATACTTATGGATATAAGCTTCTACTTGATTAGTATCAAAGTCACCAACAGCTATAATAGATATATTTTCTGGTTGATACCATTTTTCATAAAAACGTTTTACTAAGTCTTGGTCGGCTCCATTTATTATTTTTGGAAGTCCTATAGGAAATCTATCATAGTATCTTGAACCTTCAAATAAAGCTTTTTTTTGAACATCTCCAAGCCTTTGAGTTAAACCTTGTCTAAGTCTCCATTCTTCAATCACAATTTTTTTCTCACTTTCTATTTCTTCAGAATCTAGTGTGATTTCAGTAGACCATTCTCTTAAAACTTCTATTCCATCTTCTAACTCTTTTGGACTAGTAGGTACAAGTAGTTTATATACAGTTCTATCAAAAGATGTATAGGCATTTAAATCTGCGCCAAAATTTAGACCAATAGATTGAAGATATTTAATCATTTCATTTTTTTCAAACTTAGTGGTTCCATTGAAAGCCATGTGTTCTAAAAAATGAGCTATTCCTTGCTCTTTATCATCTTCCATAAGAGAGCCAGTTTTAACTACGAGATTGAGTATAGCCTTGTTTTCAGGTTTTTTATTTTTATAGATATAGTAGTGTATTCCATTTTGTAATTTTCCACTTATTAGATTTTCACTATTTTGTAATTTTTGAGCAAATAGGGTAACAGAGAAAATTAAAAGTAAAAACAAAAATTTCATTTTTTTTAGGAATTTCATTCTAACCTCCTTTAGTATAGTTTAAAATATCTAGTTTATTTTACTATATTTTTTTCTAAAATACCATGTTTATTTTATTTTTTTAGATAATATGTTATAATAATTTTAATAGAGAAAGTAGATAGGTATTGGGAGGAAATAAAAGTATGAAAGATTGTATTTTAGTTGGTGTAGCAGGTGGAAGTGGAAGTGGAAAGACAACTGTTGCAAACAACTTAGTAAAAACATTTAGAGCTGAAGATGCTGTTTTAGTTGAACAAGATGCTTATTATAGAGAACTTGTAAATATGAGCTTTGAGGAGAGAGCTACGGTCAATTTCGATCATCCTGATTCAATAGAGTTTGAACTTTTAAAAGAGCATTTAATTTCTTTGAAAAATAAAAGAGCTATTGATAGACCTATATACGATTTTACAACTCATTCAAGAAAAGAAGGAGTAATAAAGATAAATCCATCTAAAATAGTTATTGTAGAAGGAATATTGATTTTTGCTGTACCAGAAATAAGAGAATTATTTGATATGAAAATATTTGTTGATACAGATGCTGATGAAATGATACTTAGAAGAATAGAAAGAGACATGAATGAAAGAGGGAGAAGTTTTGCATCGATAAAAAATCAGTATCTTACTACTGTAAAACCTATGTTTTTAGAGTTTTGTGAATCTAGTAAACGTTATGCTGACATAATTATTCCTAGAGGTGGAGAAAATAAGATAGCTATTGACATGGTAGTTAGTACATTAAAAAGATATTTAAATCAAGAAAAATAGATAAATTAAAAAGGAAGGGGGTATTAAATGAGTTTTAGAATAGTTTTAATACATGGTTTTAATAAAAGCTATAGAGATATGAAACCTCTTCAGGAAAATCTTGAATTACTTGGGTATAGAGTTGAAAATTTAAATTTTCCTTTGACTTTTCCAGATATAAAGTTTTCTGAAAATATGCTAAAAGAGTTTCTTTTAGATTTAAAATATGGTGGACTCAATGAAAAGGAAGAGATAATTTTAATTGGATATGGATTAGGAGGAAAACTTATAGAGAGAACTTTAAGAGATGTTGAGGTAAAAGGAATAGTAGATAAAATTATTCTTATTTCTGCTCCACTCAAAGATTCAGTGATTCATAGAAGATTAAAAAGAATTTTTCCTATTTTAGATAATATTTTTAAACCTTTACGTATATTGAGTAAAAAGAGCTCTTTTAAATTAGATGAATCCATTGAAGTGGGAGTAATAATAGGAACAGAGCCATGTGGAGTTTTTTCTAGATGGTTAGGAGAAGAGAGTGATGGCGTTGTAAATTTTAGGGAATGTATATATGAAGGAGCTAAAGAAATACTTAAAATCCCACTTGTTCATAATGAGATTCATAAAAAAATGGGAACAGCAAAATATATAAATAATTTTATTGCTAAAGGTGTATTTAGAATAGAGTAAGGAGGACAACTATGGATAAACAGATTGAAAATTATGTAGAACTTGCTATTAGAAAAGGAATTAATATTCAAAAAGGACAGATTTTAATAATTAATTCTCCAGTAGAAACTTATGATTTTAGTAGAAAATTAGCTGAAAAAGCATACGAGTTAGGAGCTAGTGAAGTGGTAATTCACTGGAGTGATGAAGTATGTACAAAATATAGATATCTTTATGGAAAAGAAGAGATATTTGATATTTTTCCAGATTGGCAAAGAGAATCTATTGAATATTATAGAAAGAAAGGAGCAGCTTTTATAAGTGTGTATTCATCAGATCCAGATATATTAAAAGATGTAGATAAAGAAAGAGTTGCTAGATATCAAAAAGTTAGAAGTTTAGCACTAAAAGAGCATTATAATGAAATGATGGGGAATAGTAATCAGTGGTGTGTGATATCTGTACCAACAAAGGCTTGGGCAAAAAAAATTTTTCCAGAGTTAGAAGAAGAAGCTGCTATTTTAGAAATGTGGAAACTTATTTTAAAAATAGTAAGAGCTGATAAAGAGAACCCTATATTAGAATGGGAAAAACATTTAAATAGGTTAAAAAGAAGAATAGATTATTTAAATAATAAAAAATTTAAAAAACTTATTTATAAAAACTCTTTTGGAACCAATCTTGAGATAGGTTTACCTGAGGGACATAGATGGATAAGTGGAGGAGAAAAATCTAAGGCTGGAATAGATTTTGTAGCTAATATTCCAACAGAAGAGATTTTTACTATGCCACATAGAGAAAAAGTAAATGGAACTGTAGTTAGTAGTAAACCATTTATATATGCTGGAAATATAATTGATGATTTTTCTTTCATATTTAAAGATGGGAAGATAGTGGAATATTCTGCTAAGATAGGAAAAGAGATCTTAGGTAATCTCTTAGATATGGATGAAGGAGCTCGATATTTAGGGGAAGTAGCTTTAGTAGAATATGATTCTCCTATATCTAAATCAGAGAAGATTTTTTATAATACTCTTTTTGATGAAAATGCTTCTTGCCATTTAGCACTAGGATCTGCCTATCCAATTTGTATAGAAAACTCAAATGAGCAATCTGAACAAGAGTTAAAAGCTAGAGGAGTTAATAATTCTCTTATTCATGAGGATTTTATGATAGGAACAAGTGATATGGAAATTATTGGGGTAGATGTTGATGGAAAGGAAATTATCCTCATGAAGAATGGAAATTTTTTATTTGATCCAACTTTATCTTAACTTTAAATCAATAAATTTATTTTTGATATAGTAAAAAATAAGAGTAGCTTTTGTTCTTTGAATAAAAGTTACTCTTA comes from Fusobacterium necrogenes and encodes:
- a CDS encoding esterase/lipase family protein: MSFRIVLIHGFNKSYRDMKPLQENLELLGYRVENLNFPLTFPDIKFSENMLKEFLLDLKYGGLNEKEEIILIGYGLGGKLIERTLRDVEVKGIVDKIILISAPLKDSVIHRRLKRIFPILDNIFKPLRILSKKSSFKLDESIEVGVIIGTEPCGVFSRWLGEESDGVVNFRECIYEGAKEILKIPLVHNEIHKKMGTAKYINNFIAKGVFRIE
- a CDS encoding DUF1904 domain-containing protein yields the protein MPHLKIRGIPKQPIIENSKELIDGLTEIVKCDRTWFTIEHIDTEYIFDGRIVEGYTFVELFWFERTPEVKKQVADFITKFIKKINGNKDCCVIFFPLQGENYCDNGKFF
- the udk gene encoding uridine kinase; translated protein: MKDCILVGVAGGSGSGKTTVANNLVKTFRAEDAVLVEQDAYYRELVNMSFEERATVNFDHPDSIEFELLKEHLISLKNKRAIDRPIYDFTTHSRKEGVIKINPSKIVIVEGILIFAVPEIRELFDMKIFVDTDADEMILRRIERDMNERGRSFASIKNQYLTTVKPMFLEFCESSKRYADIIIPRGGENKIAIDMVVSTLKRYLNQEK
- a CDS encoding M16 family metallopeptidase, which gives rise to MKFLKKMKFLFLLLIFSVTLFAQKLQNSENLISGKLQNGIHYYIYKNKKPENKAILNLVVKTGSLMEDDKEQGIAHFLEHMAFNGTTKFEKNEMIKYLQSIGLNFGADLNAYTSFDRTVYKLLVPTSPKELEDGIEVLREWSTEITLDSEEIESEKKIVIEEWRLRQGLTQRLGDVQKKALFEGSRYYDRFPIGLPKIINGADQDLVKRFYEKWYQPENISIIAVGDFDTNQVEAYIHKYFNYSTTKKAEVPKEYELKDLKNKYITFSDDEITYNMFSITKILDRNIVKDESSMKKYIIDQLLFNILNTRLANLQKNGDTPFLQSLVYKYDISNSRDILTSATIIKQDRLEEGITLFNQFFNSSLKNGINNFELELEKENLINSYKNMLANKDSITHDTYADSLVEYVMSKESFMDIEQEFSIYSKLINKITTKDLEKRLKKIFKKNSLYFLTTNTKQNKINDEELEKLIKNSKKMEENFDFSLKPVVLPPLKVNEGEFIKEKNDNYTLSNGIKVYTKKTDFDNDKIYIKFFKKEGNSNDDFSSFINSSVATSIIEESGASILEPKDVETFMKGKNFSLSSYINDYEQGFLITTDRKNYEIALEYMNYLIYEPKVDPTILNNTIAELKESITNRNNSPKTLYNDEINKIYSGNNPRRVPLSLRDIELITSEKILTEYKNKFNNFSKYNLIIVGSFDQNNLEKSLKKYFASLPGAEDTTKVKSLNLNIPKGIVKKDVVKGIDKKATVTLIFPYNSQYGYEEKTLYNGFSEILDIALIEDIREKIGGVYSISSRISLSPNNYGEDKMVIYYSCDIPRIDEIKEAIFQTLERLLYKNIDIEKINSVIKNYELSYETELKKNSFWFNYLYQDITIPNYKLATPSEYKELMTEKNLQKVARDAINLKNYIDVTLIPEKTEL
- a CDS encoding O-methyltransferase, yielding MLEELKEANEYIISKIKENDELILEMEKYANEYNVPIVTKEVAEYLKFIVKSNGIKNILEVGTAIGYSGILMAKEIEKNDGKLYTIEIDEARYNLAQENFKKSGLNNIVSIKGDAVEEIKKIDEKFDFVFIDASKGHYMEFFEDSYKLLNKDGIIFIDNIMFRGYLYKEYPKRFKTIVRRLNEFIEYLYSRDGGEFVLLPFGDGIGLFRKK
- the rsmB gene encoding 16S rRNA (cytosine(967)-C(5))-methyltransferase RsmB codes for the protein MNIKARVINLIKEVENGKYSNIVLNEYFRDNNLSKKERGFITELFYGVIRNKIFLDYEIDKRTTTIKKDWIRNILRISMYQISFMNSDDKGVIWEATELAKKKFSVPVGKFINGVLRSYQREWQEDVKELKESGKNYIYLSYPEWFYNKLVSEYGEEEGELFLQSLKKTPYISFRVNKLKYSCEEFEKLLQEKKIDIIKKVDSVYYVDSGILLYSDEFRDGKIIVQDASSYLSARNLNPKPDESVLDTCSAPGGKTAVLGELMENRGELLALDIYPHKLKLIEENCHKCGVDIVRTVKMDARKLKEQGKKFDKILVDAPCSGYGVLRKKPEAIYNKNSENVEELAKLQFEILESASQVLKDNGELVYSTCTILKEENGENIKKFLEKYPNFKTVELYIPENVNGSYDNVGGFTVDYKEDILDGFYIVKLKKNKEKG
- a CDS encoding aminopeptidase, producing the protein MDKQIENYVELAIRKGINIQKGQILIINSPVETYDFSRKLAEKAYELGASEVVIHWSDEVCTKYRYLYGKEEIFDIFPDWQRESIEYYRKKGAAFISVYSSDPDILKDVDKERVARYQKVRSLALKEHYNEMMGNSNQWCVISVPTKAWAKKIFPELEEEAAILEMWKLILKIVRADKENPILEWEKHLNRLKRRIDYLNNKKFKKLIYKNSFGTNLEIGLPEGHRWISGGEKSKAGIDFVANIPTEEIFTMPHREKVNGTVVSSKPFIYAGNIIDDFSFIFKDGKIVEYSAKIGKEILGNLLDMDEGARYLGEVALVEYDSPISKSEKIFYNTLFDENASCHLALGSAYPICIENSNEQSEQELKARGVNNSLIHEDFMIGTSDMEIIGVDVDGKEIILMKNGNFLFDPTLS
- a CDS encoding DUF6173 family protein; translated protein: MGKPKMLVRKKLRKEVLEQIENFPVNLPRDYNMADWKFEKLIEQVKDFEEDLDDDHEVAIKLASFGSAVIMYVVTMGYQNPDMLYFYGFVDGQPAQLIQHMSQLNFLITSVEKIDKDKPARRIGFALPTLDKIEEKIEESK